In Coregonus clupeaformis isolate EN_2021a chromosome 5, ASM2061545v1, whole genome shotgun sequence, the sequence ATGGAACAGTTAGTGGTGGACATTTGGACGGCGCTATGGCCCCACTGCAGTATGGGAGCTGGGACCCACAGTGACAGAGAGTCACAGGGTGCCCTTACCCCTGAGCAGCAAATCTGAGGAAGAAACAGTCTGGTTAAGAAATGGTTTCCCCTGACACTTTTCTTTTAGCAAGGTGGAAAAGCCTGCATGACAACATGCCATGCTGTTGACAATAACAAAGAAAGAATTCAGACCAAGTTCATCCTGTTCATGGTTGGTAGAAACactacaaaaataataataagatgtactgtcacatacaccggataggtgcagttaattgtgttgttttacagggtcagccatagtagtgcGGTGCCACTGgggcaaattagggttaagtgccttgctcaagggcagatcaacagatttttcacattgTCCGATCGGGTATTcgaccagcaaccttttggttaccagcccaacactctaaccactaggctaactGCTACCCCATACCTTGATATGATATgatgatatgccatttagcagacgcttttatccaaagcgacttacagtcatgtgtgcatacatttttacgtatgggtggtcccagggatcgaacccactacactggcgttacaagcgccatgctctattaattgagctacagaggaccaccttagTACATATTACAAATACAGCCATCAGGCTTACCTCAAAGATATCTTTGGATTGAGTGACAGACACTCTCTGGTCATAGGTAACGTTGATATACTGGTCATTGACCAGGACCTGGTTAGGGAAAGGCCCCTGGAATGAGACGCCCTCCTCCCCATAAGCCACAGCTCTCGCCCCTAGAGACAGTCTGTATGCCACGTCCTGCTTGTCCCGGGGATGGATACTGGAACATAAAGTCACTGGTAAACCTCTTGTTCCACATTCTAACACCCACATGAGCATACCACTTAGAAGGAAGCAATGCATGCATCCTAAGTGGTATGCTAGTATCGATATTGGAACGTAGTATTGTGTTCTCACAGTATTCATATGTGAACTGCTTAACACTTTAGAGTACATGTCTATCGAATACTGTGGTATCCATTCTATGACTGTTACTTACCTGCCATAAGGAGACATTGTATCTCCTAAGTCCATAGCAACGGCCATGAATGTGTTCTTCATACGCAGGTTGGGAGCAAAGCCATAGTCTGCAGTCTGGTGCCAGCGTATGTTTGGAAATCCCTCACTTAAGGAGGCCTTTCTATACGTAGAGAGCTGAGGACAAATATATAGACAGGGTCAATGTAACAGCGTTAGCAGCAGTTGGTAACACATCCTGGTGTGATGCATTGTCAAAGCAATGTAGTGATTGCTATTATGCGAGATACATTCACAGGGGATTAGTTAGTCAGTACCTGTACAAATCCAAAAGGGAAGTCTGGTGCCGTCTGCCCCGCTGAGCTCTGGTGGAAAGCCATCCTCCAGTCATCAATCATGGAGGGAAAGGAACAGGAGTATTTCTTCTGATTGTACTCTGCATTGGCCTCGCCTATCACAGGGgccaggtcagaggtcagacatGTTGTTAATACTGTCTTCAGTTTCTATGCTGTTACTGTATGCTCAAAGATGGGAGAAAACAAATGTGACTCCAAGCTGTTTTACCTTGGTACCAGATAGCTCCTTTGATGGTCATGTTGAGAAGTGGATGGATCATGGCATTCCACAACACAGAGTTAGTCCACACAGACAAATACATTGAAGGTGTATGTGGCATGGGGAACCTGGGTGAAAAGAACAGGACATAGGCCAACTGATATCAAGTACCATAGGTGAGACGATAATTTAAAAAGGTGCATGCTACCTGTATAATGTAAAATAGGTGCCTGTACACTTACCCCTTAATCCTGTCCAGGTCACAGTGTTGGAGTGCTCGTGGGGAGGACCATGCCTCTACAGGTGTGCCTCCCCAGCAGGACGTCACTAGGCCGATGGGGTACTTCAGCGTCTTGTACAAGTGGCGCCCAAACATCCAGCACACTGCAGAGTAGTGCTTGAAATCCCCACCGCCCAGCAACTCTGTTCAGGGTTCAGGAGGGTTAAGATGAATACCCATTAACAAAATTTATTGATCCTATTTCACAGTCAATTGGCTGACAGCTAGCATTTACATGAAATTTCACATGTAATTTAGCCAATATTAGAGACTGTGTGGAGCCTGTCCATACCTGCTGTGGGGACGGACCAGGGCACCTCCACTCCAGCCAAGTCAGTCAGCTCAGTGTAACTCTGCTCCAAGGTAGCCATAAAGATACGCACCTGAGGGAACTTGGAGGCCAGAGCTAACTCCTCTGATGCATTAAACACCTTGAGGACAAGACATAACCATGGTTATTATTAAAACTATGCAAACTCAGACTTATTTTAACATTGCAGAGTATAGTCTCTGAGAGGTAATCTTTGGAATCATGCAGTACTCACCTGAGAAGTTGTGAAAGCCATGTTGCTCTGTCCCCCACACAGCCAGACATCCCCAAACAGCACATCTGTGAGAGTGATACTGTGGTTGTTCTGGAGGACTGCAGTCACGTTGTAGGGACCGCCAGCTTCCGTTGAGTCAAGGGTCACCCTCCATATCCCTGGGAAGACATCCAAAACCATGCATCAGTGAAGCTTACGCTTATGTCTTCATGTACAAGGCAGAAAAGTGGGACACTGAGCACAATTAACTTAAAACAATTGGTGCTTTTTTTGTTCCTCACAATTCCTCATAGCTTTTTCCTAATTCTAACAAACGTGTCACTGTCACCTTTGCAGTACGACGTTAACATTTGTTAGAAAAGTAACTTGACAAGAGCTTAGGGTTTTATCAACTCTCCTTGAAATTACAGAAGTTCGGCTAACTTCATCCTCAACTTCATGACATGACTGTATACGCATGCTAAACGAAGGGCATTGTTGGGATCAGTTAGCTCACCGGCAGCCACACTGACAGCAGGTGCTTTGTTAGTGACTGGTCCTCCTGATAGAAAGACCGTGACCTCAGCATCATCGGGTCCATAGCCCCACAACACAGCCCTCTCTGGGGCCTTCTGCAGAACCATGTGATCGCCATAATAGGAGGCAAAGCGGAACCCGCCATCTGGAAACAAAAATGATAACATTATTATTATGAATCTACTGTAttagaaaatatatatttctccCACAGTCAATATTCAAGGAAATTAAACTAAATCATATTACGCATATTCAAAGTTAGACTGTCAAATAACATTTAATATTATCTTGACACATTGACCAGTTCACAGTTGCCTTGACAGTACAATTAATCATTCAATGTAGCTACAAACAATGATCCAATATATCAAACCTCTAGGCTACAGTTGCCACATCCTTTTAGAAGGAATAAAATAGTCATAGCTACAGTTCTTGACTGATTCATGTTGTTGACAGCTCATGCTGCACATTCTGACAGGTAgacccatagagatcctattaaattactcgaggggctatgtcataaaccctcaaagtccaaaatggcagccatcttggtcagggagagATCCAAAActagtctaattggaatgaatggcagtagaggcataggtgatgcatttcctgcttttacttatgcaggaaaataaaagtaaagCATGTGATGTACCAGAAATGTAATGGAATTAtagtcaacctaaaatattgtcaatTATATATACAGTTTATACATGTTTTTACCAATTATCTGTATAAAGTTATCTTACttttgttttcttggaaagctcTGAGTGCTATTATACGATAGAATATTAGTACAGGTTTCATTTACATTCCAAtaaaacatacatacagtgcattcagaaagtattcagaccccttccctttatccacattgttacgttacagccttattctaaaattgatgaaattattttcttccatcaatctacacataataccccataataacaaagcgaaaacaggttaagaatgttttgtaaatgtattaaaaataaaaaacagaaatacattatttacataactattcagatcctttgctatgagactcgaaattgagctcaggtgcatcctgtttccattgatcatccttgagatgtttctacgacttgattggagtccatctgtggtaaactcaattgattggatacgatttggaaaagcacacacctgtctatataaggtcacacagttgacagtgcatgccagagcaaaaaccaagccatgaggtggaaggaattgtccgtaaagctccgagacaggattgtgtcgaggcacagatctaaggaagggtaccaaaaacgttctgcagcattgaaggtccccaagaacacagtggcatcaatcattcttaaatggaagatgtttggaaccaccaagactcttcctagagctggccgcctggccaaactgagcaatcgggggagaagggccttggtcagggaggtgaccaagaacccgatggtcactctgacagagcttcagagttcctctgtggagatgggagaaccttccagaaggacaaccatctctgcagcaccaccaatcaggcctttatggtagaatggccagacggaagcaactcttCAGTAAAGAGGCTTCAGTAGGAGCGgcgtcgggacaagtctctgaatgtccttgagtggctcagccagagcccggactagaAACCgatcaataactggttgtgccacctttagctgcaatgactgcaaccaaatgcttcctgtagttgttgatcagtctctcacatcgctgtggagggaGGAATTTCGTCCACTCTTGCAttcagaactgctttaactcagcgacttttgtgggttttcaagcatgaactgctcctttcaagtcctgccacaacatctcaattgggattaggtctgcactttaactaggccattccaaaactaattttttggggggttttaacccctttttctccccaatttcgtgatatccaattgcgatcgtCTCATCGTTGCAACTCCCCAACGTGCTCGGGAGAGGGGAAAggtggagtcatgcgtcctccgaaacatgacccgcctaaccgcgcttaacacccgcctgcttaaccccgaagccaaccgcaccaatgtgtcggaggaaacaccgttcaactgacgaccgaagtcagccaacaggcgcccggcccaccacaaggagtcgctagagtgcgatgagtcaagtaaagccccccggccaaaccctcccctaacccggacgacgctgggccaattgtgcgccaccctatgggactcccagtcatgacacagcctgggatcgaacccggaactgtagtgacgcctcaagcactgcgatgcagtgccttagaccgctgcgctactcgggaggccctaatttgttgctttttaaccattttcatgtagacttgattgtgtgttttggatcattgtcttgctgcatgacccagctgcgcttcagcttcagctcacacaaggatggcctgacattctcctgcagaattctctgatacagagcagaattcatggttccttctattaaggtaAGTCATCCAGGTCTCGAggaagcaaagcatccccaaaccatcacactaccaccaccatgcttgaccattggtataaggttcttactgtggaatgcagtgtttggttttcgccagacataatgggacccatgtcatccaaaaagttgactcaagttagccaaaaagcacatggaagcacctggatgatcatcaactCTTgaaagaatgttctatggacagatgagtcgaAAGTACAAACTTTTAGATGACATAGGTCCCATTATATACAactcctatcatcaactgatttgagccagtgtatggctgtggattgactgcactGTATGAATGGAaggttggcatattggcagttaatttgaaaagGTGTATGGAATCATTCCTCAAACTGTCTGGCTAGTTAACACGCATACAGTGCACATACATTCTTCACATTCATTGTTTTACACATTATCTTATCATAACACTGGCAAatcatggttgaccaactccctgactaACATGGCTGACCTTTGGACCATCCTAAGAAGGTTCATGTAcgttctagtattctaattcctaattctatgggtaGACCACTGCAATCAAAATATGGATTAAACAAGAAATTAACACTCACCAGAGGCATACAAGGATCCTAAAATAGTCAGAAACCACAAATATATCCTCACACGCATTGTCTAACTTGACTTGCTACATTACAACGCAAACAATTTAGTAATTGCTTTTTAAACGCTAAATGTCGCGTGACTCTAGTTAATATTTCATCTGGAACATTAAAACGCTGTTTCTAACAACCTCCAGAAGACCATTGTGATACAGATCAAAGTCTGTCGCTCACACATGTTCACATTGATAATTATCAAGCTCGCTACAGTACTGTTTATCATAGGTCGGCAACTTCTGTTGCGCTTTGTAGAGGGGAAAAAATGCACAAACTACAGCTACTGCGAAGGACAAACAGTGCGACGGTGAAAACGTTCTGTTAGTAGCCTACAGCTTCATTGGTTCACATCCAGCTCTggatgacagagacagacagttgtTGAATCCTCCGTTAAGTGCCTCAATAGTGTGTGAGTGCATCAGACAAATGTTGCATGAAAATAAAATTGTATGACCATCATGACATATTTTGACGCAAATTATTAATGTTGGCTATCGTAATAATTTGAGAATCTTGGATGAAAGGGGGGAGTAGGGTAGCTATAGCAGGTTATTACTGTTGCATCTAGATTGGTTGGCTGCACATGTTTCTTCCAGTTAATATTGAAATAGTGAGACTGTGGTTATTGCACAGTAAAACAGACTGAAAAAGTCAAAAGTAACAAATGAGAAACACAATATTCAAGTGTTTAtgtaataattttttttttacacactgGTCTTTTGTGAAGACAAATGAACAGGGCATGATTTACTGGCATGCATGTAGTTAAAATAAAGTTCCCATTCAGCAGAAATTAGTGATGGATTATAGGAACATAATTGAAAAGATGTTGCCTCGGGTGGCGCGATGACAAACGAGAGAATTACACTTCCTATGTTCAGCTCCATGAAAAGGCTACACATAGGAGTAGGCTACACACATTAGTTTCCCGGACAATTATGGACTTTATGTTTGTGACGGTCATTTCACAAACTGACAAATACCATAATATCAAAGGAGTTGTTCTCCAGAGAGAGAGGTGCTAGTTAGACTACATGTGTATGTCTTAATTGTCCTCTTGGCATTTCTACTTCACAAACAACTAGGATATCTGCTGAAGATGATTTTTTTTCTGCTAGCATTAATTCATTTGTTTACTTTAATGTCACTGTATGTTGTTAGAGTGCTTCATGCTTGGCCGTTCCCCAACAGACGTCGCTGATAATTGGTCTTGCTGTCATATCAAGCTACAAGCTTGTCAGCACACCTGCAAACCACTTCTAACTGTAGAGTTACAAAACACGTGTAATTCAAATACTGCATAGCCTACCATCATGATAAACAACACACTGTAAAAAGGaggatattttttttcatacagtATCTTCATACATTATCTCCTCAGAGGATTATACATGTCTGAGAGACCCTGTGTGTTCTCTTAGATTTTAATATATGTATGAATAATTTGATTTTCATTAACAGAGTGCTTTGAATGTATTTCTTTGTCTGAGCCTGACTATAATCTGTCTATTCAGACTCATCTTGTTTTTCTACTCCCACACACTTAGAGATTCGGTAGTGCTAGCACACACATCTGTGTGTAGGAGGCATGTGCACACTCAGAatgcctgtactgtactgtaccataagGTACTAATAATATGCAGACAAAATACACATCCTTTCAGACATGCCTTTTTCATACATGTGTTTTTCTTATAATAGAAAAGGGCAAGTGCACAGCTGCAGACAGTTCCTCCTAATTCTATTTGGTACACCAACATCTATGGTTTTCATACCTAAGCCCCTGGAAACAATAATTGTAAACAGCAGtgaaggctcctcagaggagaaaggggaggaccatcctcctcagtgattttttttatagtgaaacattaaaaaagttataatttttaggtaacatttgagtatcatgtagtagcctaaacctatcgatgttacattgaactgggtgaatggaatatgaatgccagtcatccaatatgctgtaatacaaGTAAGGCCATCTTCATAAAAAAAAATAGTATTCCTCCCTCACGTTAAATGGCACTGACCACCACTGGTATACAGTATATGTTTTATGGAATTTCCATTCAATACTGTATCTCTGGCAGATACACTTTATTTGATAATTGGACATTATCAGTCCTGACATCTGCACTCAAACGCTGTCAGATACCATATGGACAACCAATGCACTTCCTCCTCTAGCATTTACCATATCTGATACTGCAAGACTGTTAACCCTACCTTCCCGTGCATAGAGCTACCCTTTGTCTAATGATACACGTCTCTATGGCCAGTAAATTACTGATGATCACTTCAGTGTATCACTTTTTTTCCCCATGTCACACAAATTAATAACCTTAATTAGTGATATCTGGACAACATGTGTAAAGGGAATTTTCAGGTGAACCAAAAGGAGAGAAGTCGTTGGTAATAAACCGGATAGATTTTTATTATAAGAATTCAGGGAGAACACAGGCCCTTTATTTTCTAATCAGACAGTACTGAATGTTCTTTAAACATCAGTCTGAGAGGCTTATACCATCTGCCCTTTTGCCCTCCTATGAAAAAAGTGCCCTTTTGATTGGTGGCAAA encodes:
- the siae gene encoding sialate O-acetylesterase isoform X1, which produces MRVRIYLWFLTILGSLYASDGGFRFASYYGDHMVLQKAPERAVLWGYGPDDAEVTVFLSGGPVTNKAPAVSVAAGIWRVTLDSTEAGGPYNVTAVLQNNHSITLTDVLFGDVWLCGGQSNMAFTTSQVFNASEELALASKFPQVRIFMATLEQSYTELTDLAGVEVPWSVPTAELLGGGDFKHYSAVCWMFGRHLYKTLKYPIGLVTSCWGGTPVEAWSSPRALQHCDLDRIKGFPMPHTPSMYLSVWTNSVLWNAMIHPLLNMTIKGAIWYQGEANAEYNQKKYSCSFPSMIDDWRMAFHQSSAGQTAPDFPFGFVQLSTYRKASLSEGFPNIRWHQTADYGFAPNLRMKNTFMAVAMDLGDTMSPYGSIHPRDKQDVAYRLSLGARAVAYGEEGVSFQGPFPNQVLVNDQYINVTYDQRVSVTQSKDIFELSTYRKASLSEGFPNIHWHQTADYGFAPNLRMRNTFMAVAMDLGDKMSPYGSIHPRDKQDVAYRLSLGARAVAYGEEGVSFQGPFPNRILVSDLYINIIYAQRISVAQSKDIFQVSLIAVLVMCTKVWCSVLPRRRVMECCIR
- the siae gene encoding sialate O-acetylesterase isoform X2; the protein is MRVRIYLWFLTILGSLYASDGGFRFASYYGDHMVLQKAPERAVLWGYGPDDAEVTVFLSGGPVTNKAPAVSVAAGIWRVTLDSTEAGGPYNVTAVLQNNHSITLTDVLFGDVWLCGGQSNMAFTTSQVFNASEELALASKFPQVRIFMATLEQSYTELTDLAGVEVPWSVPTAELLGGGDFKHYSAVCWMFGRHLYKTLKYPIGLVTSCWGGTPVEAWSSPRALQHCDLDRIKGFPMPHTPSMYLSVWTNSVLWNAMIHPLLNMTIKGAIWYQGEANAEYNQKKYSCSFPSMIDDWRMAFHQSSAGQTAPDFPFGFVQLSTYRKASLSEGFPNIRWHQTADYGFAPNLRMKNTFMAVAMDLGDTMSPYGSIHPRDKQDVAYRLSLGARAVAYGEEGVSFQGPFPNQVLVNDQYINVTYDQRVSVTQSKDIFEICCSGVRAPCDSLSLWVPAPILQWGHSAVQMSTTNCSMNNVAGLRYAWRDWPCDFKACPVYSADGVLPAPPFTLNRWPGKWQ